In Pseudomonas poae, a single genomic region encodes these proteins:
- a CDS encoding histidinol-phosphate transaminase → MSKFWSPFVKDLVPYVPGEQPKLTKLVKLNTNENPYGPSPKALAAMQAELNDNLRLYPDPNSDLLKQAVAKYYGIDAGKVFLGNGSDEVLAHIFHGLFQHDLPLLFPDISYSFYPVYCGLYGIKSDPVPLDEQFQIRVADYAKPNGGIIFPNPNAPTGCVLALEAVEQILKASPDSVVVVDEAYIDFGGETAISLVDRYPNLLVTQTLSKSRSLAGLRVGLAVGHPDLIEALERVKNSFNSYPLDRLAIVGAAAAFEDREHFDKTCRLVIDSREQVVAQLEGKGFEVLPSAANFIFARHPKHDAAGLAAKLREQGVIVRHFKQERIAQFLRISIGTPEQNQALIDGLGEL, encoded by the coding sequence ATGAGCAAATTCTGGAGCCCCTTCGTCAAGGACCTCGTGCCTTACGTACCGGGTGAGCAACCCAAGCTGACCAAGCTGGTCAAGCTCAACACCAACGAAAACCCCTACGGCCCTTCGCCCAAGGCGTTGGCCGCGATGCAGGCGGAATTGAACGACAACCTGCGTCTGTACCCGGACCCTAACAGCGACCTGCTCAAGCAGGCCGTGGCCAAGTACTACGGGATCGACGCCGGTAAAGTGTTCCTCGGCAATGGTTCGGACGAAGTCCTAGCGCACATCTTCCACGGCCTGTTCCAGCACGACTTGCCGCTGCTGTTCCCGGATATCAGCTACAGCTTCTACCCGGTGTACTGCGGCCTGTACGGCATCAAGTCCGACCCGGTGCCGCTGGACGAGCAGTTCCAGATCCGCGTAGCGGACTATGCCAAGCCCAACGGCGGCATCATCTTCCCCAACCCGAACGCGCCGACCGGCTGCGTGCTGGCGCTGGAGGCGGTGGAGCAGATCCTCAAGGCCAGCCCGGATTCGGTGGTGGTGGTTGATGAGGCGTATATCGACTTCGGTGGCGAAACGGCTATCAGCCTGGTGGATCGCTACCCGAACCTGCTGGTGACTCAGACCCTGTCTAAATCGCGCTCGTTGGCCGGTTTGCGCGTGGGTCTGGCCGTGGGCCACCCGGACCTGATCGAGGCGCTGGAGCGGGTCAAGAACAGCTTCAACTCGTATCCGCTGGATCGCCTGGCGATTGTTGGCGCAGCGGCGGCGTTCGAGGACCGTGAGCATTTTGACAAGACGTGCCGACTGGTTATCGACAGCCGTGAGCAGGTTGTTGCGCAGCTGGAAGGGAAGGGTTTTGAGGTGTTGCCATCGGCGGCCAACTTTATCTTCGCCCGGCACCCCAAGCACGACGCTGCCGGCCTGGCGGCCAAGTTGCGTGAGCAGGGTGTGATCGTGCGGCACTTCAAGCAGGAGCGGATTGCCCAGTTCCTGCGGATCAGCATTGGTACGCCGGAGCAGAACCAGGCGCTGATTGATGGGCTCGGTGAGCTCTAA
- the mqo gene encoding malate dehydrogenase (quinone) produces MAHNEAVDVVLVGAGIMSATLAVLLKELDPGLKLEVVELMDSGAAESSNPWNNAGTGHAGLCELNYTPQAADGSIDIKKAVHINTQFEVSKQFWAYLTKKGTFGSSKSFISPVPHLSFVQGEKGVSFLKKRFESLSQHHAFSDMHYTEDRSEMAEWMPLMMPGRPLDEKIAATRVLNGTDVNFGALTNQLLGHLTSSPDAQVKYCKRVTGLKRNGDGWTVSIKDVNSGNSREVDAKFVFLGAGGAALPLLQASGIEESKGFGGFPVSGQWLRCDNPEVVKHHQAKVYSQAAVGSPPMSVPHLDTRVVDGKKSLLFGPYAGFTTKFLKHGSFLDLPMSIRAGNIGPMLAVARDNMDLTKYLVSEVRQSMEQRLESLRRFYPEAKAEDWRLEVAGQRVQIIKKDPKKGGVLQFGTELVAAKDGSLAALLGASPGASVTVSIMLELIERCFPQKAAGEWAAKLHEIFPAREKVLETDAELYRKINAQNNISLELVEPAAETESYA; encoded by the coding sequence ATGGCGCATAACGAAGCAGTCGACGTAGTACTGGTAGGGGCCGGCATCATGAGTGCCACCCTGGCCGTGCTGCTCAAAGAGCTCGACCCCGGCCTCAAGCTGGAAGTCGTTGAGCTGATGGATTCGGGTGCCGCGGAGAGTTCCAACCCGTGGAACAACGCCGGTACCGGCCACGCCGGGCTGTGTGAGCTGAACTACACGCCGCAGGCCGCCGATGGTTCCATCGACATCAAGAAAGCCGTGCACATCAACACCCAGTTCGAGGTGTCGAAGCAGTTCTGGGCGTACCTGACCAAAAAAGGCACCTTTGGCTCGTCCAAGTCCTTTATCAGCCCGGTACCGCACCTGAGCTTCGTTCAGGGCGAAAAAGGCGTGTCTTTCCTCAAGAAACGCTTTGAGTCCCTCAGCCAGCACCACGCATTTTCGGACATGCATTACACCGAAGACCGTAGCGAGATGGCCGAGTGGATGCCGCTGATGATGCCGGGCCGCCCGCTCGACGAAAAAATCGCTGCCACCCGCGTGCTTAACGGCACTGACGTCAACTTCGGCGCCCTGACCAACCAGCTGTTGGGTCACCTGACCAGCTCGCCAGATGCCCAGGTCAAATACTGCAAGCGCGTCACCGGCCTCAAGCGCAATGGCGACGGCTGGACCGTGAGCATCAAGGACGTCAACAGCGGCAACAGCCGTGAAGTGGACGCCAAGTTCGTCTTCCTCGGCGCCGGTGGTGCGGCACTGCCGCTGCTGCAAGCCTCGGGTATCGAAGAAAGCAAAGGCTTCGGCGGCTTCCCGGTCAGCGGTCAATGGCTGCGTTGCGACAACCCGGAAGTGGTCAAGCACCACCAGGCCAAGGTCTACAGCCAGGCCGCCGTGGGTTCGCCGCCGATGTCCGTGCCGCACCTGGACACCCGTGTAGTGGATGGCAAGAAATCCCTGCTGTTCGGGCCATACGCCGGTTTCACCACCAAGTTCCTCAAGCACGGCTCGTTCCTTGACCTGCCGATGTCGATTCGCGCCGGCAACATCGGCCCGATGCTGGCCGTGGCCCGCGACAACATGGACCTGACCAAGTACCTGGTCAGCGAAGTGCGCCAATCCATGGAGCAGCGCCTGGAATCCCTGCGTCGCTTCTACCCTGAGGCAAAAGCCGAAGACTGGCGCCTGGAAGTGGCCGGCCAACGGGTGCAGATCATCAAGAAAGACCCGAAAAAAGGCGGCGTGCTGCAATTCGGCACCGAGCTGGTAGCGGCCAAAGACGGCTCGCTTGCGGCACTGCTGGGCGCATCCCCTGGGGCTTCGGTTACCGTTTCGATCATGCTGGAACTGATCGAGCGCTGCTTCCCGCAGAAAGCTGCTGGAGAGTGGGCCGCCAAGCTGCACGAGATCTTCCCGGCGCGGGAAAAGGTCCTGGAAACGGATGCCGAGCTGTATCGCAAGATCAACGCGCAGAACAACATCAGCCTGGAACTGGTTGAGCCTGCCGCCGAGACCGAGAGCTACGCTTGA
- a CDS encoding M48 family peptidase, with translation MKKSLAINVLAAALLLAGCQSVNTTSGGAVGVERKQYMFSMLSSQEVDQMYAQSYQQTLGEASGKGLVDKTSANAKRVQAIANRLIAQAPTFRADAAQWKWEVNLIKSDEMNANCGPGGKIFVYSALIDNLKLTDDELAAVMGHEIAHALREHGREAMSKAYGIEMAKQGAGALFGLGQDSLALADTVANYGMTLPNSRSNENEADLIGLELSARAGYNPNAAITLWNKMAKASEGAPPEFMSTHPASDSRIASLQAAIPKVMPLYQQAKKS, from the coding sequence ATGAAGAAATCACTGGCGATAAATGTACTGGCTGCGGCGCTGTTGCTGGCCGGTTGCCAATCGGTCAACACCACCAGCGGCGGTGCCGTTGGGGTGGAGCGCAAGCAGTACATGTTCAGCATGCTGTCGAGCCAGGAAGTCGACCAGATGTATGCGCAGTCCTATCAGCAGACCCTGGGCGAAGCCAGTGGCAAAGGCCTGGTAGACAAAACCAGCGCCAACGCCAAGCGTGTGCAGGCCATCGCCAACCGCTTGATCGCCCAGGCACCGACCTTTCGTGCAGATGCTGCCCAGTGGAAGTGGGAAGTGAACCTGATCAAGAGCGACGAGATGAACGCCAACTGCGGGCCGGGCGGCAAGATCTTTGTGTACAGCGCATTGATCGACAACCTCAAACTCACCGATGACGAACTGGCGGCAGTGATGGGCCATGAAATCGCCCACGCCTTGCGTGAGCATGGCCGTGAAGCCATGTCCAAGGCTTACGGAATCGAGATGGCCAAGCAGGGTGCGGGTGCGTTGTTTGGTCTGGGCCAGGACAGCCTGGCGCTGGCGGATACGGTGGCCAACTACGGCATGACCTTGCCCAACAGCCGCAGCAATGAAAACGAAGCAGACCTGATCGGCCTGGAGCTCTCCGCCCGCGCCGGCTACAACCCGAACGCGGCCATCACGTTGTGGAACAAGATGGCCAAGGCTTCGGAAGGTGCACCGCCGGAGTTCATGAGCACTCACCCAGCGTCTGATAGCCGTATTGCCTCGTTGCAGGCGGCGATTCCGAAGGTGATGCCGCTTTACCAGCAGGCCAAGAAGTCCTGA
- a CDS encoding TMEM165/GDT1 family protein: protein MLDSLLVPTAIVALAEIGDKTQLLALILAARFRKPWPIIAGIVAATLANHAAAGAVGAWFGSFFSDAVLHWILAASFCATALWTLVPDKLDDDEASTTRKFGPFLTTLIAFFLAEIGDKTQIATVMLAAQYPELWLVIIGTTLGMLIANVPVVLAGNFAAEKLPLTLIRRLAATAFFVLAIVAVYKAMQSSGWI from the coding sequence ATGCTGGATTCACTACTCGTACCTACCGCAATCGTTGCCTTGGCCGAAATCGGCGACAAGACGCAACTGCTCGCGCTCATCCTCGCTGCACGCTTTCGCAAACCTTGGCCGATCATCGCCGGCATCGTTGCCGCGACCCTGGCCAACCATGCGGCCGCCGGTGCCGTGGGGGCGTGGTTTGGGAGCTTCTTCTCGGATGCGGTGTTGCACTGGATCCTGGCGGCGAGCTTCTGTGCCACGGCCTTGTGGACCCTGGTGCCGGACAAACTTGACGATGACGAAGCCAGTACGACGCGCAAATTCGGGCCGTTCCTGACCACGTTGATCGCGTTCTTCCTCGCAGAAATCGGTGACAAGACCCAAATCGCCACGGTGATGCTGGCGGCGCAGTACCCGGAACTGTGGCTGGTGATTATCGGCACCACCCTGGGCATGCTGATTGCCAACGTGCCGGTGGTCTTGGCGGGGAATTTTGCCGCAGAGAAACTGCCTTTGACCCTGATTCGTCGATTGGCGGCTACGGCATTCTTCGTGCTGGCTATCGTGGCCGTATACAAAGCAATGCAGAGCAGCGGTTGGATCTAA
- a CDS encoding CPXCG motif-containing cysteine-rich protein, giving the protein MLETESYDCPYCGEEVEAVLDLSGGDQSYIEDCPVCCRPINFHLQVHDDEWMLFVSSEND; this is encoded by the coding sequence ATGCTGGAAACCGAGTCGTACGATTGTCCTTATTGTGGTGAAGAGGTAGAAGCGGTGTTGGATCTTTCCGGCGGCGATCAGTCCTACATTGAAGACTGCCCGGTGTGTTGCCGGCCGATTAATTTCCACCTGCAAGTGCACGACGATGAATGGATGTTGTTCGTGAGCAGTGAAAACGACTGA
- the hisD gene encoding histidinol dehydrogenase: MTTSTAIARLNAADPDFAHHLDHLLSWESVSDDSVNQRVLDIIKAVRERGDAALVDFTRQFDGLDVKSMSDLILPRERLELALTRITAPQREALEVAAARVRSYHEKQKQDSWSYTEADGTVLGQKVTPLDRAGLYVPGGKASYPSSVLMNAIPAKVAGVTEVVMVVPTPRGEINELVLAAACIAGVDRVFTIGGAQAVAALAYGTESVPKVDKVVGPGNIYVATAKRHVFGQVGIDMIAGPSEILVVCDGQTDPDWIAMDLFSQAEHDEDAQAILVSPDAEFLDKVAASIDKLLPTMERAEIIEKSINGRGALILVSDMEQAIEVANRIAPEHLELSVADPQAWLPSIRHAGAIFMGRHTSEALGDYCAGPNHVLPTSGTARFSSPLGVYDFQKRSSIIFCSPQGASELGKTASVLARGESLSAHARSAEYRIVKGE; the protein is encoded by the coding sequence ATGACCACGTCCACTGCAATTGCCCGACTCAACGCTGCCGACCCGGATTTCGCCCATCATCTGGATCATCTGCTGAGCTGGGAAAGCGTGTCCGACGATTCGGTCAATCAGCGGGTGCTCGACATCATCAAGGCCGTGCGTGAGCGCGGTGACGCAGCGCTGGTGGACTTCACTCGGCAGTTCGATGGCCTGGACGTGAAGTCCATGTCCGACCTGATCCTGCCCCGCGAACGCCTGGAACTGGCCCTGACCCGCATCACTGCGCCGCAGCGTGAAGCCCTGGAAGTGGCCGCAGCGCGTGTGCGCAGCTATCACGAAAAGCAGAAGCAGGACTCCTGGAGCTACACCGAGGCCGACGGCACGGTACTGGGCCAGAAAGTCACGCCGCTGGATCGTGCTGGCCTGTACGTGCCGGGCGGTAAAGCGTCTTACCCGTCGTCGGTATTGATGAACGCCATCCCCGCCAAAGTCGCCGGCGTGACCGAAGTGGTCATGGTGGTACCGACCCCGCGCGGCGAAATCAACGAGCTGGTGCTGGCCGCTGCCTGCATCGCCGGTGTCGACCGTGTGTTCACCATCGGTGGCGCCCAGGCCGTTGCTGCCCTGGCCTACGGCACCGAAAGCGTGCCGAAGGTCGACAAGGTGGTTGGCCCGGGCAATATCTATGTCGCCACTGCCAAGCGCCACGTGTTTGGCCAAGTTGGTATCGACATGATCGCCGGCCCCTCGGAAATCCTCGTGGTGTGTGACGGCCAGACCGACCCGGACTGGATCGCCATGGACCTGTTCTCCCAGGCCGAGCACGACGAAGACGCCCAGGCGATCCTGGTCAGCCCGGATGCCGAGTTCCTCGACAAGGTCGCCGCCAGCATCGACAAGTTGCTGCCGACCATGGAGCGCGCCGAAATCATCGAAAAGTCGATTAATGGCCGTGGCGCTTTGATTCTGGTGAGCGACATGGAACAAGCCATCGAAGTGGCCAACCGCATCGCGCCGGAGCACTTGGAGCTGTCGGTAGCCGACCCGCAAGCCTGGTTGCCATCGATTCGTCATGCCGGTGCGATCTTCATGGGCCGCCACACCAGCGAAGCCCTGGGCGACTACTGCGCTGGCCCGAACCACGTGCTGCCGACGTCCGGTACTGCGCGTTTTTCGTCACCACTGGGGGTGTATGACTTCCAGAAGCGTTCGTCGATCATCTTTTGCTCCCCGCAGGGCGCCTCCGAGTTGGGCAAGACTGCCTCGGTGCTGGCCCGTGGTGAGTCGCTGAGCGCGCACGCACGCAGCGCCGAATATCGCATCGTCAAGGGAGAGTAA
- a CDS encoding 2-hydroxyacid dehydrogenase produces the protein MTNNRRAVFLDHPSLDLGDLDLSELRNAFSDLQLFEQTTPQNVIERLQGAQVAISNKIPLNTETLAACPELELILVSATGTNNVDLEAARAHGITVSNCQGYGTPSVAQHTIMLLLNLATRVKDYQRDVSAGKWQEAKQFCLLDYPIVELEGKTLGLLGHGELGGAVARLAEAFGMRVVLGAIPGRPARADRMPLDELLAQVDALTLHCPLNEHTRDFIGARELALLKPGAFVVNTARGGLINEQALADALRSGHLGGAATDVLSVEPPVQGNPLLAGDIPRLIVTPHNAWGSREARQRIVGQLAENARGFFSGAPLRVVS, from the coding sequence ATGACGAACAATCGCCGCGCGGTCTTCCTCGATCACCCCTCCCTGGACCTGGGGGACCTTGACCTCAGCGAGTTGCGCAACGCCTTCAGCGACCTGCAGCTGTTTGAGCAAACCACCCCGCAAAATGTGATCGAACGCCTGCAAGGCGCTCAGGTTGCCATCAGCAACAAGATCCCACTCAACACCGAAACCCTGGCGGCCTGCCCGGAGCTAGAGCTGATCCTGGTCTCGGCCACCGGCACCAACAACGTCGACCTGGAAGCCGCCCGCGCCCACGGCATTACCGTGAGCAACTGCCAGGGCTACGGCACGCCATCAGTGGCGCAGCACACGATCATGCTGTTGCTCAACCTGGCGACGCGCGTGAAGGACTACCAACGCGATGTCAGCGCCGGCAAATGGCAAGAGGCCAAGCAGTTCTGTCTGCTGGACTACCCCATCGTTGAACTTGAAGGCAAAACCCTCGGCCTGCTCGGCCATGGCGAGCTGGGCGGCGCGGTGGCGCGCCTGGCAGAGGCCTTTGGCATGCGCGTTGTACTAGGCGCAATTCCGGGGCGCCCTGCCCGCGCCGACCGTATGCCGCTGGATGAATTGCTGGCACAGGTCGACGCACTGACCCTGCATTGCCCGCTCAACGAACACACCCGCGACTTTATCGGCGCCCGTGAATTGGCACTGCTCAAGCCGGGCGCGTTTGTGGTCAACACGGCGCGCGGTGGCTTGATCAACGAACAGGCCCTGGCCGATGCCTTGCGCAGCGGTCACTTGGGCGGCGCAGCCACCGACGTGCTGAGCGTGGAACCGCCTGTGCAGGGCAACCCACTGCTGGCCGGCGATATCCCTCGGCTGATCGTCACGCCCCACAACGCCTGGGGCAGTCGCGAGGCACGCCAGCGCATCGTCGGCCAACTGGCGGAAAACGCCCGAGGCTTTTTCAGTGGTGCCCCGCTGCGCGTCGTCAGTTGA
- the upp gene encoding uracil phosphoribosyltransferase produces MPTREIRHPLIRHKLGLMRRADISTKNFRELAQEVGALLTYEATKDLPLETYEIPGWAGPVQVEKIAGKKITVVPILRAGIGMLEGVLSLIPGAKVSAVGVARNEETLEAHTYLEKLVPEIDERLAMIIDPMLATGSSMVATIDLLKKAGCKDIRAMVLVAAPEGIAAVEKAHPDVQIYTASIDERLNEHGYIIPGLGDAGDKIFGTKQKDA; encoded by the coding sequence ATGCCCACTCGCGAGATCCGCCACCCGCTGATCCGACACAAGCTCGGCCTTATGCGCCGCGCCGACATTAGCACGAAGAATTTCCGTGAGCTTGCTCAGGAAGTCGGAGCGTTGCTCACTTACGAAGCCACCAAGGATTTGCCCCTGGAAACCTACGAGATCCCCGGTTGGGCCGGTCCCGTCCAGGTGGAAAAAATCGCTGGTAAGAAAATCACCGTGGTCCCGATCCTGCGGGCCGGTATCGGCATGCTCGAAGGCGTACTCAGCCTGATCCCGGGCGCCAAAGTCAGCGCCGTAGGCGTGGCCCGCAACGAGGAAACGCTGGAGGCCCACACCTACCTGGAAAAACTCGTCCCGGAAATCGACGAGCGCCTGGCCATGATCATCGACCCGATGCTCGCCACCGGCAGCTCCATGGTTGCCACCATCGACCTGCTGAAAAAAGCCGGCTGCAAAGACATCCGCGCCATGGTGCTGGTGGCCGCGCCGGAAGGTATCGCCGCTGTCGAGAAAGCCCACCCGGATGTGCAGATCTACACCGCCTCCATCGATGAGCGCCTCAACGAACACGGCTACATCATCCCAGGCCTGGGCGATGCCGGTGACAAGATCTTTGGCACTAAGCAGAAGGACGCGTGA
- a CDS encoding glycerol acyltransferase, translating to MMGQFDTIRPYNDSEVPAVLDRLFSDKAFLDILTHFRFPRFAGTLGWLLKPMIARKLRREFAGVTTVATLQDKVEYYVDHTIDRATDGVTYTGVEQLKSGTAYLFLANHRDIVMDPAFVNYAVYHAGLPTPRIAIGDNLLQKPFVSDLMRLNKSFIVHRSITGRKEKMAAYQLLSAYINHSIRNDCQSIWIAQAEGRAKDGDDRTESAILKMFHVSRKDEPFAEVIQSLNLTPVSISYEYDPCDAAKARELYIRATTGTYSKAPGEDDVSIALGITGYKGRVHVNFAPPITERFEDTKLLAVEMDRQILGGYRLFPVHYLAYAQWSDADPQLQVPTAAEVFPADELAKAKAEWERRLNECPAEHRPFLVVQYATPVRNQYRVKAGIAL from the coding sequence ATGATGGGCCAATTCGATACCATCCGACCTTACAACGACAGCGAAGTCCCGGCAGTGCTGGACCGGCTGTTCAGTGACAAGGCCTTTCTGGACATCCTGACCCACTTCCGCTTCCCGCGCTTCGCCGGCACCCTGGGCTGGCTGCTCAAGCCCATGATTGCCCGCAAGCTACGCCGTGAATTCGCCGGCGTCACCACCGTGGCCACGCTGCAGGACAAAGTCGAATACTACGTCGACCACACCATCGACCGTGCGACCGACGGCGTGACCTACACCGGCGTCGAGCAACTCAAGTCCGGCACCGCCTACCTGTTTTTGGCCAACCACCGCGACATCGTGATGGACCCGGCTTTCGTCAACTATGCCGTGTACCACGCTGGCCTGCCGACCCCGCGCATTGCCATCGGCGACAACTTGCTGCAAAAACCTTTCGTCAGCGACCTGATGCGCTTGAACAAGAGCTTTATCGTGCACCGCTCGATCACTGGGCGAAAGGAAAAAATGGCGGCTTATCAACTGCTGTCGGCCTATATCAACCATTCGATCCGCAACGACTGCCAGTCGATCTGGATTGCCCAGGCCGAAGGTCGCGCCAAGGATGGGGATGATCGCACCGAGTCGGCGATCCTCAAGATGTTCCACGTCAGCCGCAAGGACGAGCCGTTTGCCGAGGTGATCCAGTCACTGAACCTGACGCCAGTGTCCATCAGCTACGAGTACGACCCGTGCGACGCCGCCAAGGCCCGCGAGTTGTACATCCGCGCCACCACCGGCACCTACAGCAAGGCGCCGGGCGAGGATGACGTGAGCATTGCCCTGGGCATCACCGGCTACAAGGGCCGGGTGCACGTGAATTTTGCGCCGCCGATCACCGAGCGCTTCGAAGACACCAAGTTGCTGGCCGTGGAAATGGACCGCCAGATTCTTGGTGGTTATCGACTATTCCCGGTGCATTACCTGGCGTACGCCCAATGGAGCGACGCCGACCCGCAATTGCAGGTGCCAACGGCAGCCGAGGTGTTCCCGGCCGATGAGTTGGCCAAAGCGAAGGCAGAATGGGAGCGACGCTTGAACGAATGCCCGGCCGAGCACCGGCCGTTTTTGGTCGTGCAGTATGCGACTCCGGTGCGCAACCAGTACCGGGTCAAGGCAGGAATTGCCCTGTAA
- a CDS encoding DUF1302 domain-containing protein encodes MTSVNQFWRRARLPLAVSLASTLAGPAFGVSFNIGEIEGSFDSSLSVGASWSTAKPNRDLIGVNNGGKGLSQTSDDGHLNFKRGETFSKIFKGIHDLELKYGDTGVFVRGKYWYDFELKDESREFKDISDKGRQEGARSSGGQILDAFIYHNYSIADEPGSVRFGKQVVSWGESTFIGGGINSINPIDVAAFRRPGAEIKEGLIPVNMFYVSQTLTDNLSAEAFYQLDWQQTVTDNCGTFFSQADVISKGCDDNLRLLSKRSVMAAAGAIPTLNRFGVNINEEGVLVQRSKDREARDGGQFGVAFHYNYEPLDTEFGAYFMNYHSRAPIFSATGAPPSVYAAARTSLPATLQPLAVAGNSKYFIEYPEDIRLYGLSFSTTLPTGTAWSGEISYRPNAPVQLNTTDILYAGVTPLAAYANASPLKGVEGQDLHGYNRKEITQIQTTFTHFFDQVMGASRLTLVGEVGLTHVGGLESSDKARYGRDPVFGPGRGPMCTALNTGTFNGAGPGTDRSNLTTNCNNDGFTTANSWGYRGRAIWEYPDVFAGVNLKPNVAWSHDVSGYSPGPGGNFEEGRKAVSLGLDAEYQNTYTASLAYTNFFGGKYSTVDDRDFIALSVGANF; translated from the coding sequence ATGACCTCAGTAAACCAGTTCTGGCGCCGGGCAAGATTGCCCCTGGCCGTCAGTCTCGCCTCTACGCTCGCCGGGCCCGCATTCGGCGTCAGTTTCAACATCGGTGAAATCGAAGGTAGCTTCGACTCTTCTCTTTCCGTAGGTGCCAGTTGGTCGACAGCCAAGCCCAACCGTGACCTGATCGGTGTCAACAACGGCGGCAAGGGCTTGTCCCAGACCTCTGATGACGGTCACTTGAACTTCAAGCGTGGGGAAACCTTCTCGAAGATCTTCAAGGGCATTCATGACCTGGAACTGAAATACGGCGATACCGGTGTGTTTGTGCGGGGCAAGTACTGGTATGACTTTGAGCTCAAGGATGAAAGCCGTGAGTTCAAGGACATCAGCGACAAGGGTCGCCAAGAGGGCGCAAGGTCGTCTGGTGGGCAAATTCTCGACGCATTCATCTACCACAACTACTCCATTGCGGATGAGCCGGGTTCCGTGCGTTTTGGTAAGCAAGTTGTGAGCTGGGGTGAAAGTACCTTCATTGGTGGCGGTATCAACTCGATCAACCCGATCGATGTGGCTGCTTTCCGTCGTCCAGGGGCTGAAATCAAGGAGGGCTTGATTCCCGTCAACATGTTCTACGTATCGCAGACGCTGACCGATAACCTGTCGGCGGAAGCGTTCTATCAGTTGGACTGGCAGCAGACCGTTACTGATAACTGCGGGACGTTCTTTTCGCAGGCTGACGTGATTTCCAAAGGCTGCGATGACAACCTCCGGTTACTTAGCAAGCGCTCAGTGATGGCTGCAGCGGGCGCGATACCTACCCTGAACCGGTTCGGGGTCAACATTAACGAAGAAGGTGTGCTCGTCCAGCGCAGCAAGGATCGTGAAGCGCGTGACGGCGGCCAGTTCGGCGTAGCGTTCCACTACAACTATGAACCGCTGGACACAGAGTTCGGCGCCTACTTCATGAACTACCACAGCCGTGCACCGATCTTCAGTGCGACTGGCGCTCCGCCCTCGGTTTACGCTGCTGCTCGTACGAGCTTGCCGGCAACTTTGCAGCCGCTCGCCGTGGCGGGTAATTCCAAGTACTTCATCGAGTACCCGGAAGATATTCGCCTTTACGGTTTGAGTTTCTCCACGACGCTTCCTACCGGTACTGCGTGGAGCGGTGAAATCAGCTATCGCCCCAATGCGCCGGTGCAGTTGAATACCACCGACATCCTCTATGCAGGCGTAACGCCTCTTGCGGCTTACGCCAACGCCTCGCCGCTCAAAGGTGTCGAGGGCCAGGACCTACATGGGTATAACCGTAAGGAAATCACCCAGATCCAGACGACTTTCACGCACTTCTTTGATCAGGTGATGGGCGCCAGCCGTCTGACATTGGTGGGCGAGGTGGGCCTGACCCACGTCGGCGGCCTGGAAAGCAGTGACAAAGCCCGTTACGGACGTGACCCGGTATTCGGCCCAGGTCGAGGCCCTATGTGTACCGCCCTTAATACCGGTACGTTCAACGGTGCAGGTCCTGGTACCGACCGCAGTAACCTGACCACTAACTGCAACAACGACGGCTTCACCACCGCTAATTCCTGGGGCTACCGTGGCCGTGCCATCTGGGAATATCCAGATGTGTTTGCGGGTGTGAACCTCAAGCCTAACGTGGCGTGGTCCCACGACGTCAGTGGTTACTCCCCAGGCCCTGGCGGCAACTTTGAAGAAGGCCGTAAAGCCGTAAGCCTTGGGCTGGATGCCGAATACCAGAATACCTACACCGCGAGCTTGGCCTACACCAACTTCTTCGGCGGCAAGTATTCCACCGTGGATGACCGCGATTTCATCGCTCTCAGTGTCGGCGCCAACTTCTAA
- a CDS encoding hypoxanthine-guanine phosphoribosyltransferase, with translation MSADLEHIRQIMREADCLYTEAQVEAAIAEVGAHITREMADTNPVVFCVMNGGLIFAGKLLTHLQFPLEASYLHATRYRNETSGGDLFWKAKPEVSFIDRDVLIIDDILDEGHTLGAIIDFCKHAGARKVHTAVLIDKDHDRKARPDLKADYVGLPCIDRYIFGYGMDYKGYWRNANGIYAVKGM, from the coding sequence ATGTCCGCTGATCTCGAGCATATCCGTCAAATCATGCGCGAGGCTGACTGCCTGTACACCGAAGCGCAAGTCGAAGCAGCGATCGCCGAGGTCGGCGCACACATCACCCGCGAAATGGCCGACACCAACCCGGTGGTTTTCTGTGTGATGAACGGTGGCCTGATCTTCGCCGGCAAATTGCTGACTCATCTGCAATTTCCGCTGGAAGCGTCCTACCTGCACGCCACCCGTTATCGCAACGAAACCAGCGGCGGCGACCTGTTCTGGAAAGCCAAGCCGGAAGTGTCGTTCATCGACCGTGACGTGCTGATCATCGACGACATCCTCGATGAAGGTCACACCCTGGGCGCGATCATCGACTTCTGCAAACACGCTGGCGCACGTAAAGTGCACACCGCTGTGCTGATCGACAAAGACCACGACCGCAAGGCTCGTCCAGACCTTAAAGCCGATTACGTCGGCCTGCCGTGCATCGACCGCTACATCTTCGGTTACGGTATGGATTACAAAGGCTACTGGCGCAACGCCAACGGTATCTACGCCGTTAAAGGAATGTAA